TGCAGCGCATTCCGGTAAAAATCGTACTGGAACCCAACCAGCCGCTGACTGAGCGCTTGCGCGTCGGCATGTCGGTGGAAGCCAGCGTCAACACCCAGCCGGTCGCCCGCCAGCACGAGGTGGCCCAGCAATGAAACGAGTTGCCTGCCTCACCCTCAGCCTGATCAGTCTGAGCGCCTGCACCGTCGGCCCGGATTTCCAGCGCCCGCAAAGCCCTCAAGTGACACAATGGAACGAGCCCCAAGGCCGCCAAGCCGACAGCCGCGCTGTGAGTGACCCGCTCCAGGAGCGCTGGTGGGACGTGTTCCACGACGCACAACTGTCCGCCCTCACGCGCCGTGCGCTCACCGATAACCTTGACCTGAAACTGGCCAGCAGCCGCCTGGAGCAAAGTCGCGCTGTGCGCCAGGTGACCACCGCCGAGCGTTACCCCAACGTCGATGCCACAGGGGCTTACCAGCGCAAACGCAACAGCGGCAAAGGCTTGAGTGACCCGTCCGGCGAAAACGGGCGGTCCGCCTTCAGCCAATGGGACGCGGGCTTTTCCGCCTCCTGGGAGCTGGACTTCTGGGGCCGCGTCAAACGCGAAACCGAAGCCGCCGACGCCACCCTGCAAGTCGCCGAAAACGACCGCCGCGCCGTGCTGTTGTCGGTGCTGGCCGAGACCGCCCAGGACTACATCCAACTGCGCGGCGTGCAAAACACCCGCGCCGTCACCGAGCAAAACCTCGAGGTTGCACGCCACAGCCTCAAGCTCTCGCAACTGCGCCTGGCCGACGGCGTCGCCACCGACCTGGACGTGGCCGAAGCCGCTGCCCAGGTCGCGGCCATCGAAGCGCGCCTGCCGGATTTGCAGCAACGCCAGGACCAGTTGATCAACGCCCTGAGCCTGCTGATGGGCGA
The genomic region above belongs to Pseudomonas sp. S35 and contains:
- a CDS encoding efflux transporter outer membrane subunit, producing MKRVACLTLSLISLSACTVGPDFQRPQSPQVTQWNEPQGRQADSRAVSDPLQERWWDVFHDAQLSALTRRALTDNLDLKLASSRLEQSRAVRQVTTAERYPNVDATGAYQRKRNSGKGLSDPSGENGRSAFSQWDAGFSASWELDFWGRVKRETEAADATLQVAENDRRAVLLSVLAETAQDYIQLRGVQNTRAVTEQNLEVARHSLKLSQLRLADGVATDLDVAEAAAQVAAIEARLPDLQQRQDQLINALSLLMGEPPQALHAQLSKDATVPQTQRQVAIGLPSELAERRPDIRQAEARLHAATASIGVAKGDFYPRITLSGSLGSQAMQLSDFGSWGSRAFAFGPQFSLPLFNGGRLQGMVNLRQAQQQEAALAYQQTVLRAWHEIDDQLTRYNASQLRRDSLAEAVRQNQIALTTAQHQYVEGVADFVNVLTVQSALLATQEQWVESSTGVSLAMVGLYKALGGGWESVYPL